gtgtctgtgtgcttctgAGACTTGTTTGGATATGATTCTCCACAAAAATGCTGGTCTGCTTAacaagaaaactgcactttttaATCTTCAAATGATAATGCATCAGTGTATTTCAATGTTATAtaacaaaaactcaaaatgtttaTAGAAATCATAGCAGTGGAGATCTAAAAATGTTCAGCCATCAGTTTTataatttaatcaaaaaaaaaaaaaagactgtaaaaGCTCTTTATGTTTCTGTTGTGCTGACCAACCTTTATGTAAGTAACCAATTCCCTGAACAATCTCTTTGCACCCATAAGCACTGAGTGAGTACATGTCACAACTACTACTTTGGCCAACAACTTCTCTTTTCACAGAGGGAGCAATCATCCTGTTTGATTTGACTGAAAGCATCAACTGGAATGGTTTGCTACCGGCTGAAAAACTGCTAAGAGAATGGTACAAAGGTTTTGGTAGTTtcttaaatatttacttttcatgagtctttattattatttatctcaTTCTTAAGGTCAATCAtttgacaaaaaagagaaagggacTTTTCTTCGCTACAAGTACTTTTAGTTTTAACAATTGTGAAAAATTCACAACTTTGCAGTAAACGGCTGAAGAAAAACCCTGTCACAATACAAGGACATGTTTAGAAAAGAATTTAAAGATATCTAGAAGGgtatgaaaatattttatttttaaccatcACAATATGTTAAAACACACTAATTTCCTCCAGGactcaaaaaaaacattcaaacaaacaccGATTTTACAAATACCATCTTATGCCCTGTATCATAATCAACGTGATGGGGCTGTGATTCCTACAGTATTGCTGTACAGTCcattttaaatttcttaaatccaaacacaaaatgttttttgttttttttatcatttaagtgacaaaaaactacttttagCTCTACTCACAGGGATAGGACATGATGCATCCAAAGTGACAAAGCAGTAAAAGTCTGTTCACAGATGATTTGTCATTTAGTTACTTCAATATCATATATGAAGTCTTCTGGTAGTTTCTCCACAGGCATTCTCATCAGCTGCTCATCATACATGCGGAGAGTCCAGAGTTTCTCTAGCTCGTACACTTCTCGGGTCTCTGGAAGCATGAAGTGAACTACCATATTCCCTGAGATAGAGAGGACCAGGAAAATGAACACCACGGGTAACTATCAACAAACACCAGTTTATATAAAAGATTGTCTAAATTGGACACTTTGCATACCGAAGTCAATACACATCCAGTCCTCTGCATCCTTTCCTTGGATCTTGACATTTCGAGCGCCATCTGTCTTTAGAAACTTATACTGGAGGAAAATTATTTGTTGTGTaagtttccaaaaaataaagattgcaCATATCAACATgtgagaaagacaaaacaaatgttagtTACCACTTTGATGGCATAAAGGGCCATTGCGCGGAGGTGTCTCGGTGATACACCACTGACAACAATGAAGTTCTCTGTGTATTTGATCTGCTCTGGTACTTTAATCACACAGATGTCCACTGCGTTTTCCTGACGCAGTAAAGACACCAGCACATCCAGAGTGAACGTCTC
The genomic region above belongs to Etheostoma cragini isolate CJK2018 chromosome 6, CSU_Ecrag_1.0, whole genome shotgun sequence and contains:
- the malsu1 gene encoding mitochondrial assembly of ribosomal large subunit protein 1, with protein sequence MNMSMLGRSKKLVSSLFNSSVLLEQTGVFRRVYLIPKARDSLCLPRLLTSSLSSCPLWHHVSARHLDTKRFYSEMCSESSDAKRSTGGFQEISHEMVCDSRSPSQRSSETFTLDVLVSLLRQENAVDICVIKVPEQIKYTENFIVVSGVSPRHLRAMALYAIKVYKFLKTDGARNVKIQGKDAEDWMCIDFGNMVVHFMLPETREVYELEKLWTLRMYDEQLMRMPVEKLPEDFIYDIEVTK